The genomic interval CCTAAAAAATGATTATGAAAAAAATGGCACCTTCCTAAATACCGGCTCTGCTCCTTGAGAGCATTTTGAACAACATCTGCTTGCTTTTTTACACAAACACTTCACAAATCTCTCCACAGTATTGGTAAAAAACATATAATCACCTAACCACTCATCTTACAGCTCATTTCAATAGACTTACCTGTAAAACATTCCTCACCGCTTTGCATAATTCTATGTTCTGGCTGGTTAGTCCTTTGGCTTGACTGGATAATTCATACAACAAATCATCAAATAATTGTATTGCCTTTCAGaataaagcaaattaaaataaaactgataTTATTAGACTCCAACATATATCCAGTATAAAACCAGGGCATCCATCATACATCCATTTTCATCTTTGGTATGGAGGTGTGGAATGCAGACACTTATGCTTCATAACTTAGTTGTTTGAAGCAAGAAATATTGCATGTCATAACCTGCAGATTCCATAGGTCGCACTTCTATTTAAGATGAGGACATGTATCATGTGTTCTGTTATtactgtcaaagttagactcaggactcacagtttgtcagaccactctgttttattagcacagcgctctgctaatacattcagataacaTGAGCCCCATGCAAGacccaaacagtcttatttatacagataaaaggacgcgaactaaacaaagggacaaagagagcaaaattgtaaaatttaccTGGGGCACAGCAAGCATATCCTACTTCCTTACTAACTCTTAtcaatctaagggtatgtcttcactacccgccgatcggcgggtagcaatcgacttattcgggatcgatatatcgcgtcattaagacgcaatatatcaaTCCCTGAACACACTCAccgtcaactctggaactccaccagagcgagtggcgatAGCACAGTCGAcgagggagccgcggccgtcgatctgcgccgtgtggaccccaagTAATTCAATCCAACATACTTTGACCGTagttgaagttgtgtatcttggatcgattccccacccccccccccagtgtagaccagccctaaggctaATACTTCACCAATCGCCCATAAGTGGAGCAATTGTTCTACCTTAATGTCTGCCTTCCTGACACCTGGAtcgcagcatttctcatttctacttaaaggcacatacagcattctttaattcattctatttctttaatataattcatttcactttcacattaCACAGAAATGAGTCTCTTGATAGTTAGTTTAAAGGAGCTTCCCATTTAACCTCCAACCCCAACTTTAACCAATATTAACATTACTACAAattttataaaatacatcatacCCTAGCACAGACTTTTCTTAAGTTTGGTTCAAATCAATCATTTTGGAGAcagagagttttgttttgttttgttttttattattctgAAAAGGTTTGGAGGTCATGTCATTTTgaagatttgtttttcttttggttgGTCTTGATGCCTTTAGAGTTGTTAGTTGTGGAATTAGAAAGATATAAGCAGCTCTTTCCAAGCATATACAGAAAGTTGTATCGCTGATGAGGTGAAATTACAGAGGTTTAGGATATGCACATTATGGACCAGTTTCTATGCTCTGAAAATCTGTTGAGGATGATTAATTTTGGGATAGGAACTGACCAGGAGCTCTTACAAACTTCCTGTTGTCTACAATCAGGGGTTCTAGGGAATTAAACTCCTACAGACAATGGGAGCTAGGCAACCCCTATTGTAGTCTCTTCCATTTCATTTTAAGAATTTCAGTATAGCTATAATAAATAGGGAGTATTTCATGTTGCCAGGATTGACCATATCCTGGGTTAATTTGGCCTTATAGGTTATTTTCTACAAATACTTTGGTCTTGCAATTTATTTAGCCAAAGAAGCACCctcaaattataataataaataaatgatcataataataataatgtaattcTGCATTTGTTTATCATCTGTTTTAATAGGTCCATTTTTCTCAAAACAGGCTTTTAAAATTCACTTTGTTATTGACTACATCATGCATAACATCATTGGCCCACTCTTCCTGCCATTGAAACCAACACTAAAAATCACAGGAGCAGGACTCaggatataaaatcatgagatcaTTTTAGAGTGAAAGGGAACGTATTTCAAACATTAGCTTGATTTCAAAACAAGAATTCTATCATACAAACTATTACAGACCTTGTAGTAACCAGGTTTTTAGTATTGTATTGATGTTTGATTCTTCACATTACGGAAGACATCATACCTTGGGTAACACTTTTGAGAAAAAGGTTTGCTCTAATTCTGAAAGGTTGATATGAGGCAGAAACATTTCAGTCAGAATCCTCAGCACACCTGTGAAGCAAAATATTTGCAGTAAAGGAGAACACCATAAAATGATCAAAAAGATACCACTACCAAAGTCCTGCTATAATAAAAATACTTGCAACTGCACAAGTATTCTTTCTGATGGTACAAGGGGACAGCAACCCTAACAAATAAACTGATAGCCTCAGAGGGttaggagggaaggaaggaatcccactccacccccataACAATGCCCATTTGGAGAGGTGTATGTATGTAGGGATCTTTACCTTCCCAGGAAGCAACAGTCTGATATACAGCACTATATAATACAGACAGGATACCAGGCCACAATGACTAGTAATTTGAATCTCTATGACAACCCTTATAAATAAGCTTACTGTAGGCCAAAATCTAAGCATGGACAACACCTACTGAAGCTAATGGAAGTTGCAATTGAAAATGTATCTCTGTATATACATTCCCTTCCAGTTCCCCCTCTCTTGGATGATCCTAACACATgcacttttaaaaagaacagcGGAGGCACTCgagtaaacttttaaaaaatggttatcAGAGCTTCCCTAAACTGTCACCTACTGTCTGCATTTTCCTTTCCCCCATCCTTTATCAGAATATTTATAATACAAGTGATTGCCTTTCTAATTAACCTGCAGATACCCTGTTACCACAATCTGGTTtttagaatcagaggggtagccatgttagtctggatctgtaaaaagcgacaaagagtcctatagcaccttatagactaacagacgtattggagcatgagctttcgtgggtgaatacccacttcgtcagatgcaatcTGGTTTTTGTGAGCTTAGAACCACTTCCATTCTGATGACAAATTGTGATACCAGTGTACAAATGAGACAGAAAGTGAAAAGAGattctatttttaataaatacCCTAGCAATTATCAATGGcccaaaaggaaaaacaaaacttcaTACACACATGTGCAtctatttctctttgtttttaagtTGTTGAAGATTGTCTTAAAAAACCAAGGAAGATTATGTTATAGAAGTATTTGTAATTAACACAGGAGCTACAGTACAATAATTGTAATACAAAATGACTTATAGGGAAGAGGCACTGTAACACCAAATAAAGTTATCATAACTTACGAATATGCTCGGTCCAGTCATCAGAATTTTGATACATAGagtaaaaatgttaaagaaaagaaatccaaatatgtACTGAAGTACAGCCTAATCCCACTATGGAAGTTGCTATGACtccagttctgcaaacacttaaaagGATGTGGTAAATCAATGGCACTATTTCCATAGTAGCATCCACCATAAGCTTAAACCCTTGCAGGATTAGGACCAATATAAATATAACTATGTACACACAGATACCTATTCAAAGTGAAttagcgcaaaaaaaaaaaaaaagttacttaactactttaatcaaacacaaaaatgaatagaattttgtttataattttgaatTATTCCTGCTTTCCAATGCATTTCAGTAACAGCACTCTCTAGCCTACTTTTAATTAGATTGTCTACATAAAAGatagtatgcagtgtagttgtagccgtgtaatgtttccaggatattagagagacaaggtgggtgaggtaatatctttattggaccaactcctgttggagagagacaagcttttgagccacaggcTCTTCAGGTCTGGTAAAGGAACTCCCAGCAGCAAAAACACCCTATCGtccctgtgggtgaacacttttcacaaagcgttCAGTCACTCTGCTGACTTATGTCCTCAttctcaaaagaaacctgcacaatgcTTTCAAAAAATCAAGGACCGAAGAGAGAGACTGTGGATTTAcgatttattacaacaatctgtaacctacaAACTTAACACTCAATAATTTTAAATAACCAAAAGTTGGTGCTCATAAGTTCTTTTACTCGTCTTTTATAATTCAGTGTCAGAATTAGAATCTTCTTatcactgcagttttccttttgcaTGTTTATTCTTgtaaagtgtgttattttaagaGGATTATTAGAATTCAGGGTTGCTAAATTTCAAATTTACCCCTTTGGAATATTGAATtctttttaaattggattttcaCTTTACTGCAGTGCTGTTACATTTGCTAACCAGACCCACATGTTCTTTATTTTCAGAACTCTGTGATactctgttatttttattttggtaacttcaTCTTTAGAAAAGTTAAACTGAAAAGCCATGACCTTGAAAGCCGCTCTGCGAGGGGGAGTCCCGCACTCATCCAGTGCCCTGAAGGGGCTTAACAGTTTGAGGGGTCAGTGGGATAAGTGTGCAAAAACTAAACACAATACACTGTGATGGGAGTAGGGAGGAAGTCAGAGAAACCAAGCGACAAGTGGTAGCTAAGTGGTAGGTTGGAGAACAGGGTAAGAAAGGCTATGGGCTGCACACAGTGATGGATGCCTGGCAGTCAGAAACCAACAGTGCTGGGTAATGGAGGCCCTGCATAAACCCATCAACCTTATGGCTGCCCCAATGCCGCCCAGCAGCTACCCCACATCAGCTCTCATTAGTGCAGACACCCGACATATCCCTGCCCCCAACACCTGCAACTCtgcccccagggctggctttaggccgattcagctgattcggctgaattgggccccgcgcctaagagggccccgcagctgtccactcctcccccagctcatttccccctcctcctctcccctgaatgctccgccccctgttcctccccctcccctgctcccgagcgactccggcccggccccggcccggacccaaaacccgcgaccccagccccgcccccaggaatcgggccccgctcttgctgaGGCCGGCCCTGTCTGCCCCTATGCCACCCCATCAGCACCTGACACCAGTTCCATTCCTGTCCCAGCAACACCCCCCAgtaccctggctccagccccaatgACACCCCCAGCGTCCCAGCCTCACTGCAGTGACATCCCGCAGCACCCCAGTGACACCCTATAGTGCCCCAGTGACACCCTATAGAGCCtcagccccagaaacaccctgcaGCACCTCAGCCCCATCCCTGCTTCACTGGCACCCTGcagatcctcagccccaccccagtgccccaTCCCTGCCAGCGGCCCAACTGACACCCCACCGTACTTACAGTCCCATTCCTGCCCCACTGACACCCTGCattgcccagctccaccaatgacACCCCACAGCACTCacagccccagtcctgccccaatGACACCCTGCattgcccagccccaccccagtgacaccccacagccctcagccCCATTCCTGCCCCACTGACAGTCTGCAGTGCCCCATCCTTGTCCCAgtgacaccccacagccctcagccCCATTCCTGCCCCACTGACAGTCTGCAGTGCCCCATCCTTGTACCAGTGAtaccacacacagcccccagctgcaTCCTCGCTCCACTGATACCCCGCAGCCCCTCGCCGGCCTGGCCGGGGCCCCACGGAAGAATATGGGGCAGGACGCAAAGCAGCTCCCAGCTAGGGTAACCAGacatcctgattttatcgggactgtcacgatatttgcttgtttgtcccacgtcccgactgatgtttggtcgggacactggacaaacaagcaattttgccctcctgcTCTGGCACACAGGaggagccccccaccctgccccgactccgccccttcttccccccattggatccctccccaaatccccgccctggcccctcccacagccctgacccctcactgccccattggatccctccccaaatctccaccctggccccacctcttcccaaagcacgtggcattcctcctccctcccaggtttgcacaCGGGCCATGGCCAGGGCCGGGAGTGCAGCGCCgaggctgctgcagccctgcagcccccagggcagTGCAGTGGGTCTGGGGGCAGAACGGAGCGGGCAGGGCCCGGATGGGCGGAGACACGCGAGGGGCCGACACGCTCCTGCTGGGAGGGGCCGAGCCCGGCTGCCTGCTTCGCCCCCTGCCTGGGTGGGTCCCCGAGCTCCCCGCGGCCAGAGAGGGgttgcccagggctgcaggggtgaGTGTCCCAGGCGGGCCGAagcggagcagcctctgctgcggGGCCGGGGCGATGGAGCCCGGGAGTGGCTGTGCTGGAAGCTGTAGGAGGGGCCCGGAGTGCGGCTCGGCTGCACAGcttggagcccaggctgggcccgggaagcgaggggatgggggagcagggggtgtatCGGGGGTTGGAGCCGAGAGTTGGGTGGAGACGGGGCTGTGCTACTGCCGcctggcagtggggggtgggggctccggctttttttttttctctccgcccccctccccacccctgcccgcaTCCCAATAtttcatctttgtcatctggtcaccctactcccggCGGCAGAGCGCCCCATCCCAGCTGCACAGCTCCCGCAGCAGCAGCTCGGAGTCCACTGGGGACATGGCCCAGCCCGGCTCCATCCCGCCGCCAGCAGCCACGGCACGCCTTGTGCTCTCCCAGCAGCCCCCACGGCAGGGAGCCGCGccgtgtggggaggggcagagcgcgCGGCGGAGTGAGGCGGCCAGGCCCGGCACAGGGGCGGGAAGGGCCGGTAGGGGCTGTATGGAGCTGTACGTGCTAGGGTCGAGGAGGCCCCCGGGGCACGGTGAGTGACCCCCTCCTTTGCAGCCAGCCAGGGACAAGGGGGGGTCCCCGGGGCAGGGTGAGTGACCCCCCTGACCCGCAGCCAGCCGGGGACAAGGGAGGGTCCCCAGGGCAGGGTGAGTGACCCCCTACCCCGCAGCCAGCCAGGGACAAGGGGGGGTCCCCAGGGCAGGGTGAGtgaccccctgcccctcagccagccagggagAAGCGGGGGCCCAGGGACAGATTTGTTCTGGGGAAGCAGCAGATAGAGCATGGGAGTGGGCACCAGGAGACATGgcatctattcccagctgtgccattgGCCTGTTGAgtgtctttgggcaagtcactcccctgctctctctgcctcttttcCCCTCTCATCCTGTGTCTGGTCTCTTTCGAGATTGCAAATTCTTCAGGACAATGGTCTCTTGCTCTACATGTAcagtgcccggcacaatggggccctgatcttagaCTCTACAGGCTACTGTAGCACAAATAGTAATGTGAGAAGAACAGAGccctggccccaatcctgcaaacatttatgcacgtGCTGAACTCTGCTCACAAGATTGTGGGACTCCATTCAAGACAAGAACCTCCCAAAGCAGTGGGATTGTTCACAGGAGTAAGGTTAAGCATGAGGTGAAGTGTGTGCAGAATTAGTGCAGCTGCAGGTGGTGCTAGTGGAGAACTAGAATAGTGCTAGTCTGTGTGGTTGGATCTAGTTTTCAAACTAGATGGATATGAATATGAGCCATAATATTATTTAGATATTAGAATTtttattcaaattagaaattgcTTCATTTCTGGCACaggagcaaagagtcctgtggcaccttatagactaacagacgtattggagcatgagctttcgtgggcttgAGCATGAActtctgacaaagtgggtattcacccacgaaagcccaTGCTccgatacgtctgttagtctataaggtgccacaggactctttgctgcttttacagatccagactaacacggctaccccctttGATTTCTGGCACAGTATCTGACTGATGGtgtcacttttattttaaagtgaggACAAAACCAAACATATAATACCAAGGTTGAGAATGAGATGccctgaaaaagaacaggagaaaccCTGGCATAGTAGTTTAAAATAGAGCAAGTAGAATGCAGAGCAATAATCTTTTAATTTACAGACGAGAATGAGACCACAGTCTGAAATTTGGAACAATCACATTTTCTTGTCGGACAATCAAATTTGAAATTTTAGTTTCCTGTAGGCAGGCGATTTATATCTTCTTGAACTTGTTGGTGTGCTTTGCAGAGAGGAAGGCTGTGACTAAAGCACAAGATTAAATTATTCGGGAGACCAGATTTTACTCAACTCTGCCATTCAttttgatataaaattattctgcttaactgccagggggcaaatttgtcatgtacacatgggagaaagaagaagggaaAACATCAGCTATGGGTtgtcttaactcaggaagttccttcaagagAAAAtttagccaaactccaaacctggagacaatggaactgtctgtgcctgcgtcctgtagatacctaactgcttggtttgcaaaataagcaaggaggagggggcaagtagatgaacaataaggggtcttaagaggggcagatacatgtagcttgctaattatatatggtaatgatggcaaattttggccaatcatagagcgatagattatcataagcaactgcatataatgctttggtgtaagtgttttctttgttcttgctgacttatgagctcgaacccaattgcaattgcaATAAATGGATCGCCCCTCCCAGGGctccttgcttgattagctgggtccgtctctccttattcctcagctggaatggAAAGAAATTTCTATGACAGTTTTGGCGACCACGAAGGAACCGCTCCGGGGCCCCTCCCTCGAGAAGGACCAGCACGCGCTGAGGTGAGTTTACCTTGGGTTGTATTGTCTGGCCCCCAGCAGGGACGATAAGGAGGATTCTGAGAGACGGACCACAAGCAGCGAGACAGATCGTGTTGGAAGAGGCCTCATCAGGAAACGGATAAATTGTCTCTGTTTTGTGTTATGTGTACACGGGGGTCTTAGACCCGACGGTTTCCTTGGGACAGCCTCGGTGAAGTTACTGGGACATCCGTCTGGCAGTTAAACACTTTTAGAGTGCCAGCCCAGTATAAAAACAAGTTTCAGATGACAGGAGATTACCCAGGCAGGAACAGAGGCTGACTGGATAGGCTGGGTGGTCTCCCCGGCACATAAAGGAAACTGTCACTGACTCCAGGGCTTTGTTCTCGGTAACACTGCAGATGGTGGAGAACTGAAGCAGGGAATGTAGGAGTCAGTTAGACCTGACATGGGAAATTGTTAGGGGAAATTTGATGCCGGCACACTTCTGGGATGTGTTCTCAGGAATTGGGGAATACGCGGAGGTTTGCCTCAAAACCTTGAGAACCATCCTGGAAGATTTAAGACCAGAACAAAtgcattatttgtatttgttttatagcgCTGCTACAATTTGCAAAGATAGAGTGCAATCTCATGTTACAACAAACTAAACCTCCTCCTTACCAGCAGTGTAGAGTAGAGGAAGATGATTTTAGGCCTGTTCCCCCACCAGCTGCGTCCCCTCAACCCCTTCCTGTTCAGGTAAATCAGGTGGTCCCAGGGACCGCCTCTGCACCGGTGTAGGATCTGCCTCCAACCCTATCCCGACCCTGAGCCACATTGTATCCTGATCTGCCAGTGGCCTATAATACCTGAAGCCATGTTCACAGGCGAAGTCTGCCCGACTTCTCGACCGGCTCATGGGGTTAGTCTCCTGAGTGTGTTCCTGGAGACGTCAATTTCAAGTTAATTAAACAAGAAGGACAG from Malaclemys terrapin pileata isolate rMalTer1 chromosome 8, rMalTer1.hap1, whole genome shotgun sequence carries:
- the LOC128841860 gene encoding uncharacterized protein C1orf112 homolog; its protein translation is MYQNSDDWTEHIRVLRILTEMFLPHINLSELEQTFFSKVLPKAIQLFDDLLYELSSQAKGLTSQNIELCKAVRNVLQTMVQLLETLMGCVRHICTLQEPVPLESICSLHSTILYVIKNTFMHCKHLHMEEN